A DNA window from Salvia splendens isolate huo1 unplaced genomic scaffold, SspV2 ctg142, whole genome shotgun sequence contains the following coding sequences:
- the LOC121789109 gene encoding LIM domain-containing protein WLIM1-like, with amino-acid sequence MVSYGGTTQKCKVCEKKVYLVEELTADSKVYHKVCFRCHHCKGTLKLSNYSSYEGVVYCKPHFDQLFKMTGSLNKSFEGTPRTAITDRSIELNTKMSSLFSGTQDKCIACDKKVYPLEKVAVDEKLYHKACFKCSHGGCVISPSNYVAHEQRLYCRHHHSQLVKLKGNFSKLDRYDPSTVVNGTQPSLLHDVVQTEATPMALDQEILT; translated from the exons ATGGTTAGTTATGGAGGGACAACACAGAAATGCAAGGTGTGTGAAAAAAAAGTGTATTTGGTGGAAGAACTCACTGCTGACAGCAAGGTCTATCACAAGGTCTGTTTTAGATGTCACCACTGCAAAGGAACCCTCaag CTGAGTAATTACTCGTCGTACGAAGGCGTTGTGTACTGCAAGCCTCATTTCGATCAGCTATTCAAGATGACTGGCAGCTTGAATAAGAGCTTTGAAG GAACTCCAAGAACTGCTATAACTGACAGATCTATTGAGCTGAACACCAAAATGTCAAGTTTGTTTTCAGGAACTCAAGATAAATGCATTGCTTGTGACAAGAAAGTATACCCTCTCGAAAAG GTAGCAGTTGATGAGAAGCTGTACCACAAGGCTTGTTTCAAGTGCAGCCACGGCGGGTGTGTGATAAGCCCTTCCAACTACGTTGCACACGAGCAGCGCCTCTACTGCAGGCATCACCACTCGCAGCTGGTCAAGCTGAAGGGAAACTTCAGCAAATTGGACAGATACGATCCATCTACCGTGGTAAATGGAACGCAACCAAGCTTGCTTCATGACGTCGTCCAGACTGAAGCTACACCAATGGCCTTAGATCAAGAAATTCTTACGTGA